A section of the Schistosoma haematobium chromosome ZW, whole genome shotgun sequence genome encodes:
- the PPP1R8 gene encoding Nuclear inhibitor of protein phosphatase 1 (EggNog:ENOG410VBA8~COG:T~BUSCO:EOG091G0D26), whose protein sequence is MNNSRPNELLVNNFKIPNWSGKPPPGLHLDVLKDGKLIQKLIIDEKSCYFFGRNKQLCDFAVDHQSCSRVHAVLVWHKFLSRAFLIDLGSVHGTFIGKIRLEPHKPQQVPIDSEIHFGASTRVYIIRERPNPLYNISGNPSDPNSQALDGNGTMGPENRNLDGSDAATNSLGLLYSQLPQSEVELDNLTEFNTAHNRRISSMVDVASNPTIPTNKARKRPLQNVHFSDADEVINPEDVDPSIGRFRNLIQETFIPNKRAKGSHEGASLGVAAPDLPETFRTTGKNNVDGNNSVHSSGRSLMHMKNIFGPHYSLASKLGLPVPNLAPDVESEPQEPTLPPTVAMLHAYAHSRPGTLGNAFSEGKNTAGVSRLSASDILGTSNELDGVSGANQDSGLDMGLVEANYPKKKKYAKEAWPGKRPGFLVGPTT, encoded by the exons ATGAATAATTCTAGGCCAAATGAGTTGCTAGTTAACAATTTCAAGATACCTAATTG GTCAGGTAAACCCCCGCCAGGTCTTCATCTAGATGTGCTCAAAGATGGGAAATTGATTCAG AAACTTATAATAGATGAAAAAAGCTGTTACTTTTTTGGCAGAAACAAACAGTTATGCGACTTTGCCGTGGATCATCAATCATGCTCACGTGTGCATGCAGTTTTGGTATGGCACAAATTCTTGAGTCGTGCGTTCCTAATTGACCTTGGGAGTGTCCATGGAACTTTTATTGGGAAAATTAGGTTGGAACCACACAAACCTCAGCAG gtTCCAATCGACTCTGAAATACATTTTGGTGCATCTACTCGTGTTTATATCATCCGTGAACGTCCTAATCCTTTGTACAATATTTCTGGAAATCCTTCGGACCCGAACTCGCAAGCACTAGATGGCAATGGTACAATGGGTCCAGAAAATCGCAATCTGGATGGGTCTGATGCGGCCACAAATTCTTTGGGTTTACTCTACTCTCAGCTTCCTCAATCCGAGGTTGAATTGGATAATTTAACCGAGTTTAACACAGCACATAACCGTCGTATAAGTAGCATGGTTGATGTTGCCTCTAATCCTACAATTCCTACTAACAAAGCACGTAAGAGACCACTGCAAAATGTGCATTTCAGTGACGCAGATGAGGTTATTAATCCTGAGGATGTTGATCCTTCTATTGGAAGATTCCGAAATCTTATACAGGAGACTTTCATACCAAATAAG CGTGCTAAAGGCAGTCATGAAGGTGCTAGCTTAGGTGTTGCAGCTCCAGACCTACCTGAAACTTTTCGAACAACTGGAAAAAATAATGTAGATGGGAATAACTCTGTTCATAGCTCAGGAAGAAGTTTGATGCACATGAAAAACATATTTGGACCTCATTACAGTCTGGCTTCTAAGCTTGGTTTACCTGTGCCTAATCTTGCTCCAGATGTTGAAAGCGAACCTCAAGAGCCTACTTTACCACCAACTGTAGCAATGCTTCATGCCTATGCACATTCAAGACCTGGGACTTTAGGAAATGCTTTTTCAGAAGGAAAAAATACTGCTGGTGTATCTAGACTGAGTGCCAGTGACATATTAGGGACTTCGAATGAACTGGATGGTGTTTCAGGTGCTAATCAGGATTCTGGACTAGATATGGGTCTTGTTGAAGCAAATTATCCTAAGAAGAAGAAGTACGCTAAAGAAGCATGGCCTGGTAAACGTCCAGGGTTTCTGGTTGGACCTACGACCTAG